CCAAGGGGCTTCTCAGGCACCTAGGGATAAACAAAGTGGTTAGTTCAAGCAAAACGTTTTGGAGGACAATGTGTACCCTGGGGCTTATAAAGAGACCCAGGGGGTACATAGCTCAAAGACAGTTTCACCACATGATCAATGTAGACTACCGGGTGCTGCCTAGTGCTGTCTATTACATCAACCACACCCAACTTTCACCAAAATTGCACCCAGTGAAGGGAGGCACCATTCATCCACTAATCCTTAGTTTAAGGAAACCTTTGCTCTAGTAGCTGCCCCAGCTCTCTATCTTTGTTTACCTGAGGATGTGTTTCATGTGGTCTCTCAAAAAGTACATTCCTTTCAAGGAGAGATGCTGAAGATTGTGCAGTTTGGAGAACTGAGACACCAACTTCATGACACACTTCTCTTCTCTGCTTGCTGTCCTGTTGCTATGCCAAATGGTGCTCTTGTAGATGTGGGCCATGGAGAGTTTGCGAAGATTTCTCATGTAGCCAAGGTAGGTGGCAAAACGTGTCAGTGTGGACAGGTCCCACCCTGTGTGCAGTTCCAGTTCCTCAATGTGCCATGGCTGGAAAACACTCAAGATCAGCCTGATGGTGACTAGAGGCACATACCAGATCTTCATCTTTGCACAGCAGAGCTGTAAGGAGCCTTTTCTCTCCTGGGCCCACTGCAAGAAATATGCTTGCTCTTCATCCAGTCCAGGTCTGAGACAGAGTTCAGCTATGACCTTCAGACGCCGTCTCACTGCATATCTTGGAAGGACCTTCACTACTTGCTCCTCATCCCCACTCTCTGATGAGCAATTCCCATCCTCTGTTCCATTCCATAAGGTCCAGAACTCATGGCGTACTTTCCTGAGATCCAGTACCTTCATTTTGTTCCTACTGTGGGTGAAAGGGTGTCTAGTGTCAGCAGAATTGACAGGACCCAACAGTGAGACAGCTTCACTACAGATCCCTAATGTCAGCTCTTCCCACCTGCCAAGGACTTAGTCACTTTCAGCACCCAGTGTCTAATATGGGCACTCTGTGTGCTATGGAAGCTTCCCCTGGGCTGCATCTATCTGTAGACATGACTGTATTCCTTCCACTAAGTTACTCTCTGTTTCTACCTAGTCCCTTTATTAGTGGTCGTGGGAATGCCACGGCAGTCTAACTGCACTGTGGCTCCATCTCCCTAAGCTCTAATCCCCACTCCATTGGCTTACTACAAGGAATCAATAGCTTTCAAGGCCCTGCATCCCTGCATGAGGATCCCATCAGAAGCCTCTGAGCCACTTCCCATGCCCTTCGCCCGGACCCCTAAGTCTCTTCCTTGTGTACCCATGTGCTCCAGTCTCCAGTACTTGGTTCTTGCTTACCTGGGGTGAAACTTTCTTGCCAACTGCATGTCTACTCCTTCAAGTACAGCCTGGAAGGTTTCTAAGTTGGGGGTCTTCATCAATGTCCCCACAGGGAGGCAGGGGAAAGGCCAGGCTGCCACCATTGCCTTCACCATCCTATGGTGTCTGCCTTTCAGAGCGTCCCTCAAAAGTGCTGGGAAGAGCTCCATGGGCAGTTGTTCCACAGCAGAGATGGCCAATTCCTCATTTCTCAGCAGAGCCTGCCTTGCGTGTTTCAGGAGTGGGGTTGGGGTCTGAAGGCTCATCATGAAGGGTCTGCAGTCAGAAAGGTCCTGGAGAAGCATTCAGAGAACAACATTAATTATCAGGACAAAGTTTAGAAATCTTCCTCACCCAGCACAGGAACCGCTCAAGTCAGAGATTATTTGCTCTGACAATGGTAGAAACACCAACTTAAACCATGGTTCTCACTGGTCATTTGAAGCCAGACTCCCCACTGGCAGCATGGGAGCCTCTCTATCCCATAATGGGCTCATGAATTCTAGGTCAAAAGAACTTATGAGtgaccctttcttaaaaaaaaaaaaacaaactgcttTTGTTGTTCAGTGTTTACTTTATTCTTACGAAGGAGGATGATGGCATTGGGTTCCTGAAGTTTTCAGGCCATGCTGTGTCACAGAACCATAccatgtcaaacaaacaaacaaacaaagcaaaccaaagcCCAAATCAAGATCTACTTCACCATTGCAATTCAACCTACTTAAGTCAGTTTGAATAACCAGAAAACCCTTCCCTCAAAACAATCAGTAATCATAGTGAGCTCAACAAGCTATCATAAAAAGACATTTGAGATGAAGgtaaaacttcatttaaaattgtaCCCAAAGTCATCAGTGTGTTCATCTGGAGCCAGAAATCAAAAATTTGTGTCCAATCTTTATTCTAAAGGACCCTCCATCATACTGCAAGACTCAAGGGAGGACAATTACTCACCAGTTCTGAGCACTTAGGACAGG
The sequence above is a segment of the Cricetulus griseus strain 17A/GY unplaced genomic scaffold, alternate assembly CriGri-PICRH-1.0 unplaced_scaffold_152, whole genome shotgun sequence genome. Coding sequences within it:
- the LOC103158952 gene encoding PRAME family member 12-like isoform X2, which encodes MMSLQTPTPLLKHARQALLRNEELAISAVEQLPMELFPALLRDALKGRHHRMVKAMVAAWPFPCLPVGTLMKTPNLETFQAVLEGVDMQLARKFHPSRNKMKVLDLRKVRHEFWTLWNGTEDGNCSSESGDEEQVVKVLPRYAVRRRLKVIAELCLRPGLDEEQAYFLQWAQERKGSLQLCCAKMKIWYVPLVTIRLILSVFQPWHIEELELHTGWDLSTLTRFATYLGYMRNLRKLSMAHIYKSTIWHSNRTASREEKCVMKLVSQFSKLHNLQHLSLKGMYFLRDHMKHILRCLRSPLETLSFTGYFLSESDLNYFPSCQRLWQLKHLAMRGMELWALNPLPLQLLLETVAHTLQSLDLQGCRMEDSQLTVLIPALSRCTELNKINLYDNDFSVPILKDLLLHTANWSKMNGEQYPAPVECYASVYIDTGRFLHLCPELMDALRTQRQPKGIVFATDICLQCGVRCVYDLGPRLCPCWQ